CGAAGAGGCTAGGCTTCAGTGCAAGTCGGTGGTCGAGAAGGAACTGGAGCGCAGTCAGCAACAGTTCGAGGCGCATCAGTTGCTCAAAAGGCGCTACAATGATTTGATCAAAGAGTACGTTGCTCAAAATCACAAACTGAAGGCTTCGGAAGCTAACGCTACCGTGAGGCATAGCCGCATCAAAAGGAACCGGGTTCCGGTGGAGATCATAGGTAGGTTACGTGACAAGGTTGCGGTAAGTTCGGGCGGAAGGGCCTGTATCAGCAGGCGAAGGACGCCAGCACGCAACCGCGAACGGTAGCGAGATATTATTTTCAAGCGCGTTGgataatttaatcaattacGATAAGAAACATGACACCAACTACTAATACTACCACTAGCTACTACCACTACCAACCGACTAATGTTtaacttgtttgttttaagGAAAGATTTCGGACATTGGAAAACCCACGGCCTTTGAGGAACGGATGACCACTCTGGAGAATCGCTGCAGTGCGCTGGAGAAGGAACTGGCCAAGGCGTACACCATAATCGATGATTTGGAGTTTGAACTGGAGACGGTAAGTGCGAGGGTGCGCCAGAAAAATCCCAAGCCATACTGTTTGATCGACCGCATCGTCTGGGCTCTTCTAGATCGATCACTTAGAAGATCTGAACGATCAGTTGGAACGGCAAGTCAGAGATCTAAAGGTGGAGCTCGAGCTACAACGGCGAAGCTCGCTATCGTCCGACCAGCTAGCCCTGATGACCTCACCCACCGAACCGCATATTCAAATGTAAGGCCTTGCTTTTACTACGCCCGGCCAATGCTTTTATTGCACAGTCGATCGCTTTTTTATCACTCACCACATAATGCTTCTTTCTATTTGGTTAGCAACACTGGCGCGGGCCTTAGCGGTACAAAACAGACCTCAGCGCCGCCCGAGTCGCAGAAGGTAAGTGAGCTGGTAACCGTGCggaccaaacgaaaaaaaacgccccATTCGCCAATTCCATTCTGCCCCTGCTCCAAATGCGATCCACCCATGCGGGTTGGTacgaaacatttaaaaaacgcCATCGGCAATCACCACTCCTGGTGGGCACCTGAACATTTTGGGGTGCCTGATCAAGGCACGGCAAGGTTATCCGTTGGGTGTCGGCTTCTCTGCTGATCTAACCGTGCTGCGCTTTACCGACTCCCAAAACGTAGCAAAGGACGCCGAAGTCCGAATGATCCCAACCACAAGAATCTACCAAGAAAGCGAGAAAGATAGGCCCCCTTCAAGGTACTTTCTCTGTCCTTCGCTTCGACCGCTTCGGATACCGATGGAAGTCACGAAATCGAACGCTACGCTCATAAAATGCTTAACGTAAAACAGATTCGAAGCATGCTCCCGGGGGGTAGTTCCTTATAAAACCATGCGTGAGGTGCAGCGCGGCCAGCTACGCGCACCCTCGCGGTGGGCGAATAGTTCGCGAAATGCGTTCGCTACTGCGAGGTCGTGCCTCAGTGCCTCAGGTCCAGCGGCGATCGGGAGAGAAGGCCACAGACGGAGGCTCGCTCGCGTAATTGGGCAGAAACTGGCGAGGTGTGGGCCACCGATTGCCGCCACGATTCCAAATTGCACAGTGCTGTCcgaaaagaaacccaaaatGATTGGAACATCACGTGACCAACTATGAAATGCACTTCATCGAGCTTCTCGGTCGGTAGTAAACTGTTACACTTAAGTG
The genomic region above belongs to Anopheles cruzii unplaced genomic scaffold, idAnoCruzAS_RS32_06 scaffold01350_ctg1, whole genome shotgun sequence and contains:
- the LOC128276484 gene encoding paramyosin-like, which codes for MDKYEENLLRLNHRIRDLIAQVDRLDTKNRKLHNENTVLVEDVARFRSQYALAEEARLQCKSVVEKELERSQQQFEAHQLLKRRYNDLIKEYVAQNHKLKASEANATVRHSRIKRNRVPVEIIGKISDIGKPTAFEERMTTLENRCSALEKELAKAYTIIDDLEFELETIDHLEDLNDQLERQVRDLKVELELQRRSSLSSDQLALMTSPTEPHIQINTGAGLSGTKQTSAPPESQK